From Mus musculus strain C57BL/6J chromosome 8, GRCm38.p6 C57BL/6J, a single genomic window includes:
- the Cmtm2b gene encoding CKLF-like MARVEL transmembrane domain-containing protein 2B isoform X1, whose translation MAAPAPRARTGGKKKDERRGFKGYKWEFRDSNKDFWAQGHAECKSLIMILLIAAMVCFQRVATHPIVILLLTMELSICAFFFFLYSLAINRYIPFVFWPMMDLMNDLACSTFLIGGIFFALEARRELPVPYLTGMVRSSWVLRHL comes from the exons ATGGCAGCGCCCGCGCCGCGAGCCCGGACAGGTGgcaagaagaaagatgaaagaagagGGTTCAAAGGCTACAAGTGGGAATTCAGAGACAGCAATAAAGACTTCTGGGCGCAGGGACATGCAGAGTGCAAGTCTCTGATTATG ATCCTCCTCATTGCTGCAATGGTCTGTTTCCAAAGAGTGGCCACTCATCCAATTGTAATCCTGCTGCTTACTATGGAACTGTCAATctgtgctttcttcttcttcctctactcCTTAGCCATCAACAGATACATTCCCTTCGTCTTCTGGCCTATGATG GATCTGATGAACGACCTGGCCTGTTCCACATTCCTCATAGGTGGTATATTCTTTGCTCTTGAAGCAAGACGAGAATTGCCAGTGCCCTACTTAACTGGTATGGTAAG ATCCTCATGGGTGTTACGGCATTTATAA
- the Cmtm2b gene encoding CKLF-like MARVEL transmembrane domain-containing protein 2B, producing MAAPAPRARTGGKKKDERRGFKGYKWEFRDSNKDFWAQGHAECKSLIMILLIAAMVCFQRVATHPIVILLLTMELSICAFFFFLYSLAINRYIPFVFWPMMDLMNDLACSTFLIGGIFFALEARRELPVPYLTGMILMGVTAFISIIDLCLQRRQFKSRKLRKFILLTPDRKGKKQDPKLLLMLAAKEDEEERQRELAEKAKRESMDPGW from the exons ATGGCAGCGCCCGCGCCGCGAGCCCGGACAGGTGgcaagaagaaagatgaaagaagagGGTTCAAAGGCTACAAGTGGGAATTCAGAGACAGCAATAAAGACTTCTGGGCGCAGGGACATGCAGAGTGCAAGTCTCTGATTATG ATCCTCCTCATTGCTGCAATGGTCTGTTTCCAAAGAGTGGCCACTCATCCAATTGTAATCCTGCTGCTTACTATGGAACTGTCAATctgtgctttcttcttcttcctctactcCTTAGCCATCAACAGATACATTCCCTTCGTCTTCTGGCCTATGATG GATCTGATGAACGACCTGGCCTGTTCCACATTCCTCATAGGTGGTATATTCTTTGCTCTTGAAGCAAGACGAGAATTGCCAGTGCCCTACTTAACTGGTATG ATCCTCATGGGTGTTACGGCATTTATAAGTATCATTGACCTGTGTCTTCAGAGGAGACAATTTAAAAGCAGGAAGCTTCGAAAGTTTATTCTACTTACCCCAGACAGGAAAGGCAAGAAGCAGGACCCGAAACTCCTTTTAATGCTGGCTGccaaagaggatgaggaggagaggCAAAGGGAACTGGCAGAGAAAGCGAAGAGGGAGTCGATGGACCCTGGATGGTGA